The following coding sequences lie in one Sphingobium sp. KCTC 72723 genomic window:
- a CDS encoding glycosyltransferase family A protein, translating to MTVAVAIFAHQEEKRIGRCLASLPLDRAGTIFHVLVNGTTDATVARARAVAGARANVVVHDIKAGGKARTWNHMIHGLLNGDEDAVIFMDGDAEIVAGSIDALVAQLADHPAANATAGMPMNGRMAKVYQQGLKDEGGLFGDLYALSGRFVAAIREKGLRLPDDLIGDDGLVAAWAHTDLGSDAYWVHDRVLACDDAGFLCEQVSIARPSSWVMQYKRLINYSVRYFQNRIVSDIMTREGPDGLPPRLASLYGEWLPRFRPRAGPTGWFDRKALARMRSAI from the coding sequence ATGACGGTCGCCGTCGCCATATTCGCCCATCAGGAGGAAAAGCGGATCGGCCGATGCCTCGCGTCGTTACCGCTCGACCGGGCGGGGACGATTTTCCATGTACTGGTCAATGGCACGACCGACGCCACTGTGGCGCGGGCGCGGGCGGTAGCAGGCGCGCGGGCCAATGTCGTCGTCCATGACATCAAGGCAGGCGGCAAGGCGCGGACGTGGAACCATATGATCCATGGCCTGCTGAACGGCGACGAGGATGCCGTGATCTTCATGGATGGGGACGCGGAAATCGTGGCCGGGTCGATCGATGCGCTGGTGGCGCAATTGGCGGACCATCCAGCGGCGAACGCCACCGCCGGGATGCCGATGAACGGGCGGATGGCCAAAGTATATCAACAGGGATTGAAAGACGAAGGCGGGCTGTTCGGCGATCTTTATGCGTTGTCGGGGCGATTCGTCGCGGCGATCCGTGAGAAGGGATTGCGCTTGCCCGATGACCTGATCGGTGACGACGGGCTGGTCGCAGCCTGGGCGCATACCGATCTGGGCAGCGATGCGTATTGGGTGCATGACCGGGTGCTGGCGTGCGACGATGCCGGCTTCCTGTGCGAGCAGGTCAGCATCGCACGCCCGTCAAGCTGGGTGATGCAATATAAGCGGCTGATCAACTATTCGGTGCGCTATTTCCAGAACCGGATCGTGTCGGACATCATGACGCGGGAGGGACCGGACGGCCTGCCCCCGCGCCTGGCCAGCCTGTATGGCGAGTGGCTGCCACGATTTCGACCGCGTGCCGGACCGACCGGCTGGTTCGACCGCAAGGCGCTCGCCAGGATGCGTTCCGCGATTTAG